In one Bacillus thuringiensis genomic region, the following are encoded:
- a CDS encoding sigma-54 interaction domain-containing protein, whose product MVAEKERVLMDLKDVFEYAFDEIFVTDEQGIVVRVNSTCERHYQLAAEELVGKHVKELQKDGIFYPSATLEVIEKKRPIELVQTTKSGEYLHVRTRPVFDDEGNLRRVISYSRDLTELYQLRQKVEEMDNQLKTYKKELRETYEHEGLIFKSLAMQKIVDTIKKVSVVDSTVLVLGETGVGKSRLVRHLHEVSHRKNESFYEINCAALPTNLIESELFGYSGGSFTGANREGKKGLLESAHKGTLFLDEIGEMPIEIQAKLLQVLQEKTFRPIGGRELKKVDVRIVAATNRDLSEMVKQGTFRKDLYYRLNVIPIAIPPLRERTEDILPLIYHYLQHFNKKYGRDVKLAPSTLQMFVGYPWEGNNREIENVIERIVITVDDVVTVEDLPLSMQEAAVEQSGQSLYKMLEEVERNIILKAYKTYGSSYKVAEFLQISQSAATRKIKKFIEEEENIG is encoded by the coding sequence ATGGTTGCAGAAAAGGAACGAGTTTTAATGGATTTAAAAGATGTATTTGAATATGCGTTTGACGAAATTTTTGTTACAGATGAGCAGGGAATCGTTGTGCGTGTAAATAGTACATGTGAAAGGCACTACCAACTAGCTGCCGAAGAGTTAGTGGGTAAGCATGTAAAAGAACTACAAAAGGATGGAATCTTTTATCCATCAGCGACATTAGAAGTGATTGAAAAAAAGAGGCCAATTGAACTCGTTCAAACTACAAAATCAGGAGAGTATTTACACGTTCGTACAAGGCCTGTTTTTGATGATGAGGGAAATTTAAGAAGAGTGATTAGTTATTCTCGGGACCTTACTGAACTCTATCAATTACGTCAAAAGGTAGAGGAAATGGATAATCAGCTAAAAACATATAAAAAAGAATTAAGAGAAACATATGAGCATGAAGGACTTATTTTTAAAAGTCTAGCTATGCAAAAAATAGTCGATACAATTAAAAAAGTATCTGTAGTGGATAGTACTGTTCTCGTTTTAGGCGAAACTGGAGTTGGGAAAAGTCGATTAGTACGCCATTTACATGAAGTGAGTCACCGTAAGAATGAAAGTTTCTATGAAATTAATTGTGCGGCATTGCCAACTAATTTAATTGAATCAGAGCTTTTTGGATATTCAGGTGGATCTTTTACAGGTGCGAATCGTGAAGGGAAAAAGGGACTATTAGAATCCGCGCATAAAGGAACTCTTTTTTTAGATGAAATCGGTGAAATGCCGATTGAAATTCAAGCGAAGCTTTTGCAAGTATTGCAAGAAAAAACATTTCGTCCTATAGGCGGAAGAGAATTAAAAAAAGTGGATGTTCGAATTGTGGCAGCAACAAATAGAGATTTAAGTGAGATGGTGAAACAAGGAACATTTCGGAAAGATTTATACTATCGTTTGAATGTCATTCCAATTGCAATTCCCCCGCTTAGGGAAAGGACAGAAGATATTTTACCGCTTATTTATCATTACTTGCAGCACTTTAATAAAAAATACGGACGTGATGTGAAACTAGCGCCGAGTACGTTACAAATGTTTGTTGGATATCCGTGGGAAGGAAACAATAGAGAAATAGAGAATGTAATTGAGAGAATTGTTATTACTGTCGATGATGTTGTAACGGTAGAGGATTTGCCACTCTCTATGCAAGAGGCTGCAGTTGAACAATCGGGGCAAAGCCTTTATAAAATGCTGGAAGAGGTAGAGAGAAATATTATTCTTAAAGCGTATAAAACGTATGGATCAAGTTATAAAGTAGCTGAGTTTTTGCAAATTAGTCAATCTGCTGCTACTAGGAAAATTAAGAAGTTCATAGAGGAGGAAGAAAACATTGGATAA
- the gabD gene encoding NADP-dependent succinate-semialdehyde dehydrogenase: MDKKATFVSIDRKAMYINGEWITLQEQIEVNNPATKEIFATVPKGGVTEAKQAVDAAHEAFKTWSKLTAADRATKLKKWFMLIDKNKEEIAAIMTKEQGKPFAEALGEVNYANSFVEWYAEEGKRVYGEMIPAAHLNKRILVMKQPVGVMAAITPWNFPAAMITRKVAPALAAGCTAVVKPASQTPLTALKLAELAHEADIPKGVINIVTGSAKAIADTWMEDSRVRKVSFTGSTEIGKELMASAAQTMKKVSLELGGHAPFIVMNDADLDKAVEAVIGSKFRNAGQTCICTNRVFVQEEVYEVFVEKFQRAVGQLKVGDGFGDGTTVGPLIDENAVSKVQEHIEDAIQKGGTVLYGGEKVAELEGHFIQPTVIGLANDTMLCMNEETFGPVAPVAKFKTVDEVIERANNTPYGLAAYIFTKDISQAFQISEALEYGIIGLNDGLPSVAQAPFGGFKESGIGREGGHFGIEEYLEIKYISLGL, from the coding sequence TTGGATAAAAAGGCGACTTTCGTAAGTATAGATAGAAAGGCGATGTATATAAATGGTGAGTGGATTACACTACAAGAACAAATTGAAGTAAATAATCCTGCGACGAAGGAAATATTTGCAACTGTACCAAAAGGCGGAGTAACAGAGGCAAAGCAAGCTGTTGATGCTGCACATGAAGCTTTTAAAACGTGGTCTAAGTTAACGGCAGCAGATCGTGCAACGAAGTTAAAAAAGTGGTTCATGCTTATTGATAAAAATAAAGAAGAGATCGCAGCGATTATGACGAAGGAACAAGGAAAGCCGTTTGCAGAAGCGCTTGGTGAAGTAAATTATGCAAATAGTTTTGTTGAATGGTATGCAGAAGAAGGGAAACGTGTGTATGGTGAAATGATTCCTGCTGCTCATCTGAATAAGCGCATTTTAGTTATGAAGCAACCAGTTGGCGTTATGGCAGCTATTACACCTTGGAACTTCCCAGCTGCTATGATTACGAGAAAGGTAGCCCCAGCGCTTGCAGCAGGCTGTACAGCCGTTGTGAAACCGGCAAGTCAAACGCCGCTAACTGCATTAAAATTAGCTGAATTAGCTCATGAAGCGGATATTCCAAAGGGTGTAATTAATATCGTAACAGGTAGTGCAAAAGCAATTGCTGATACATGGATGGAAGATAGTCGCGTTCGAAAAGTGTCCTTTACAGGGTCAACGGAAATTGGGAAAGAGTTAATGGCTAGTGCGGCGCAAACGATGAAAAAAGTTTCACTTGAGTTAGGTGGTCACGCTCCGTTTATCGTAATGAATGATGCAGATTTAGATAAAGCAGTAGAAGCGGTGATTGGTTCGAAATTCCGTAACGCAGGACAAACGTGTATATGTACAAACCGAGTATTCGTTCAAGAAGAAGTATACGAAGTATTTGTAGAGAAGTTCCAAAGGGCAGTAGGGCAGTTGAAAGTAGGAGACGGTTTCGGTGACGGAACGACTGTCGGACCACTTATTGATGAGAATGCAGTTTCAAAAGTACAAGAACATATTGAAGATGCTATTCAAAAAGGTGGAACCGTTTTATATGGTGGTGAAAAGGTCGCAGAGTTAGAGGGACATTTCATTCAACCGACTGTAATTGGGTTGGCAAATGATACGATGCTTTGTATGAATGAAGAAACATTTGGGCCAGTGGCACCAGTTGCGAAATTTAAAACAGTTGATGAAGTAATCGAACGTGCAAATAATACACCATACGGTTTAGCTGCGTATATTTTCACGAAAGACATTAGCCAAGCATTCCAAATTAGTGAAGCGTTAGAGTACGGTATTATCGGTCTAAATGACGGTCTTCCATCAGTTGCACAAGCACCATTCGGTGGCTTTAAAGAAAGTGGTATCGGCCGTGAAGGAGGCCATTTCGGCATCGAGGAATATTTAGAAATTAAATATATTTCATTAGGACTATAA
- a CDS encoding DMT family transporter, with product MVYWLLLLVTIIFEVAGTIAMKLSNGLTKLVPSVLIFVFYGICFSVFAIVVKKIHLSIAYAIWSGVGTLLITIISVYFFKEHISLFQAFCILFIVLGVIGLKVSSAS from the coding sequence ATGGTATATTGGCTATTATTACTTGTTACAATTATTTTTGAAGTGGCTGGAACAATTGCGATGAAACTATCAAATGGTTTAACAAAGCTCGTTCCAAGTGTATTGATTTTCGTATTTTATGGAATTTGCTTCAGTGTGTTCGCCATCGTTGTGAAGAAGATTCATTTAAGTATTGCTTATGCTATTTGGTCTGGCGTTGGAACATTACTTATTACAATCATTAGTGTATACTTTTTTAAAGAGCATATTAGTTTATTTCAAGCATTTTGTATTCTTTTTATTGTTTTGGGTGTCATTGGGCTTAAGGTTTCATCGGCATCCTGA
- a CDS encoding DUF4352 domain-containing protein translates to MLKKVSQIVLIFGIAFSLSACTETKDSNESKQEDVQDKVYKIGETVDVDGLQVTIDSVKLGYPDYDEDKKKEEILGIIFKVENNSKKEIPFAFYEFEITDKKGTRFKEYNNPDSFISKKLAPDEKIQDIMLFDVAKENTYIATYRPEFTRENRTIKFELKPNK, encoded by the coding sequence ATGTTAAAAAAGGTAAGTCAAATTGTTTTAATTTTTGGCATAGCTTTTAGTTTAAGTGCTTGCACTGAGACTAAAGATAGTAATGAAAGTAAACAAGAAGATGTTCAAGATAAAGTGTATAAAATAGGGGAGACAGTAGACGTAGATGGTTTGCAAGTAACTATCGATTCAGTTAAATTAGGATATCCGGATTATGATGAGGATAAAAAGAAAGAGGAGATTTTGGGGATTATTTTCAAAGTAGAAAATAATAGTAAAAAGGAAATACCTTTTGCATTTTATGAATTTGAGATTACCGATAAGAAAGGTACAAGATTTAAAGAATATAATAACCCTGATAGCTTTATTAGTAAAAAGTTAGCACCAGATGAAAAAATTCAAGATATCATGCTATTTGACGTAGCGAAAGAAAATACGTATATCGCTACGTATAGACCGGAGTTTACGCGTGAAAATAGAACGATAAAATTTGAATTGAAACCAAATAAATAA
- a CDS encoding aminopeptidase encodes MSFEQTLEKYAALAVNVGVNIQPGQTLSISAPLEAVQFVRLVTEKAYKSGAKHVYVDWNDETLTRLKFDLAPEEAFAEFPSWKAHAREELAKEGAAFMSIYAENPDLLKGVEPSRIATAHKVAGEAMKVYRDYVQADKVSWCVISVPTKEWAAKVFPDVAPEEQEAKLWDAIFKATRADLENPVEAWKEHDETLHTKVDYLNEKHYKALHYTGPGTDLTIELPEKHVWAGAGSLNEKNVPFMANIPTEEVFTMPLKTGVNGQVSSTKPLVFAGNIIDNFTLTFENGRIVDYKAEAGEEALKHLVETDEGSHFLGEVALVPHDSPISNTNVLFYNTLFDENASCHLAIGNAYAFNLVGGKTMSKEELAENGANASITHNDFMIGSAELDIDGITADGRHEPIFRKGNWAF; translated from the coding sequence ATGTCATTTGAACAAACGTTAGAGAAATATGCTGCTCTTGCAGTTAATGTTGGTGTTAATATTCAACCTGGACAAACTTTATCAATTAGTGCACCTCTTGAAGCTGTACAATTTGTACGCCTCGTTACAGAAAAAGCATATAAATCTGGTGCAAAACACGTATATGTAGATTGGAATGATGAGACGTTAACACGCTTAAAATTCGATCTAGCTCCTGAAGAAGCTTTCGCTGAATTTCCATCTTGGAAAGCACATGCTCGTGAAGAATTAGCAAAAGAAGGCGCTGCATTTATGTCTATCTATGCAGAAAACCCTGATTTATTAAAAGGTGTAGAACCATCGCGTATCGCAACAGCTCATAAAGTAGCTGGAGAAGCAATGAAAGTATACCGTGATTACGTACAAGCAGATAAAGTAAGTTGGTGTGTCATTTCTGTTCCTACGAAAGAATGGGCTGCGAAAGTATTCCCTGACGTAGCGCCAGAAGAACAAGAAGCAAAGTTATGGGATGCTATTTTCAAAGCTACTCGTGCTGATTTAGAAAACCCTGTAGAAGCATGGAAAGAACATGATGAAACATTACATACAAAAGTGGATTACTTAAACGAAAAGCATTATAAAGCTCTTCACTATACAGGTCCTGGAACAGATTTAACAATCGAACTTCCAGAAAAACATGTATGGGCTGGTGCTGGTAGCTTAAATGAAAAGAACGTACCATTTATGGCTAATATTCCAACTGAAGAAGTATTTACAATGCCACTTAAAACAGGTGTAAACGGCCAAGTTTCTAGTACAAAACCGTTAGTATTTGCAGGTAATATTATCGATAATTTCACGTTAACATTTGAAAACGGACGTATCGTAGACTATAAAGCTGAAGCTGGTGAAGAAGCTTTAAAACATTTAGTAGAAACAGATGAAGGTTCTCACTTCTTAGGGGAAGTAGCTTTAGTACCTCATGACTCACCAATTTCAAACACAAATGTTTTATTCTACAATACACTATTTGACGAAAATGCATCTTGCCACCTTGCGATTGGAAATGCTTACGCATTTAACTTAGTTGGCGGAAAAACAATGTCTAAAGAAGAACTTGCTGAAAACGGCGCAAACGCTAGTATCACACACAACGACTTTATGATTGGATCAGCTGAGCTTGATATTGACGGTATTACTGCTGATGGCAGACATGAGCCTATCTTCCGTAAAGGTAACTGGGCGTTTTAA
- a CDS encoding polysaccharide deacetylase family protein, whose product MRKYAAIALCTSAILAGCNTSNVSQEPKKEKKVQEVAIQKETLHEQGKISYTPITHESTNTSIHITDLKDSLNEVQYKIWRTADGKERAKSFSSKEKEKQFTIPFDIKEFEGKRGEFQIEATGMKEDGKTIPLTKSTITFEQKVPVLMYHAIDDYHGQGIKDLFVSPANFEAQIKYLKDNGYTLLTFERWGDINKVNKPIFVTFDDGMKNNMNAFRILQKLKDDTFKPAATEYMIVDNVDVEGALSTSEIKEMVDSGIFSVQSHTATHADLPKITNYEEELKGSKEKLEKITGKPVIAIAYPFGHVDDKVVTETKKYYQFATTTKPGQFITKGEPDELLKMKRVRIHHTTTVEQFASSIK is encoded by the coding sequence ATGAGAAAATACGCAGCAATTGCTTTATGTACGTCTGCCATTCTAGCAGGCTGCAATACTAGCAATGTAAGCCAAGAACCTAAAAAAGAGAAAAAGGTTCAAGAAGTAGCTATACAAAAAGAGACTCTACACGAACAAGGTAAAATTTCTTATACTCCCATCACACACGAATCTACAAACACAAGTATTCATATTACAGACTTAAAAGATTCTTTAAATGAAGTACAATATAAAATTTGGCGCACAGCTGATGGAAAGGAACGTGCTAAATCTTTTTCTTCTAAAGAAAAGGAGAAACAATTTACAATTCCTTTTGACATAAAAGAATTTGAAGGAAAACGCGGTGAGTTCCAAATTGAAGCAACAGGAATGAAAGAAGATGGGAAAACAATCCCGCTTACGAAATCTACTATTACTTTCGAACAAAAGGTTCCTGTTCTTATGTATCACGCAATCGATGATTATCATGGTCAAGGTATTAAAGACTTATTCGTATCACCAGCTAACTTTGAAGCACAAATAAAATATTTAAAGGATAATGGTTATACGCTTTTAACGTTTGAACGCTGGGGCGATATAAATAAAGTAAATAAGCCGATTTTTGTTACATTTGATGACGGTATGAAAAATAATATGAATGCATTTCGCATTTTACAAAAGCTAAAAGATGATACTTTTAAACCGGCAGCAACAGAATATATGATTGTTGATAACGTTGATGTAGAAGGAGCATTGTCTACTTCTGAAATAAAAGAAATGGTTGATTCCGGCATTTTCTCGGTGCAATCTCATACTGCAACACATGCAGACTTACCGAAAATTACAAACTATGAGGAAGAGTTAAAAGGTTCAAAAGAAAAGCTAGAAAAAATAACAGGTAAGCCTGTTATCGCGATTGCTTATCCATTCGGTCATGTAGATGATAAGGTTGTTACAGAAACGAAGAAGTATTATCAATTTGCGACGACGACAAAGCCTGGCCAATTCATTACGAAGGGTGAACCTGATGAATTGTTAAAGATGAAGCGCGTTCGTATACACCATACAACGACTGTAGAGCAGTTTGCTTCTTCAATTAAGTAA
- a CDS encoding NupC/NupG family nucleoside CNT transporter, which translates to MQYVMSIIGIIAVLGLCFALSNNKSKINFRAIAIMIGFQILIGWFMFATKIGQQIIIFISKVFNKLIKLGTTGVDFLFNGIHRDFVFFLNVLLIIVFFSALLSIFSYLGVLPFIVRVVGGAISKITGLPRVESFHAVNSVFFGSSEALIVIKNDLQHFNKNRMFIICCSAMSSVSASVTASYVMMLDAKYVLAALPLNLFSSLIVCSLLTPVDTKKEDEVIQKFDRTLFGDSFIGAMINGALDGLKVAGIVAALMIAFIGVMEVVNYVISAASGAMGHAVTLQQIFGYVLSPFAFLMGIPAQDIIPAGGIMGTKIVLNEFVAILDLKDTATTLAPRTVGIVTVFLISFASISQIGAIVGTIRALSEKQGSVVSKFGWKMLFASTLASILSATIAGLFI; encoded by the coding sequence ATGCAATATGTAATGAGCATTATCGGTATTATTGCCGTGTTAGGTTTATGTTTTGCTTTGTCAAACAACAAAAGTAAAATCAACTTCCGTGCAATTGCAATTATGATTGGTTTCCAAATTTTAATCGGTTGGTTTATGTTTGCTACAAAGATTGGTCAACAAATCATTATTTTCATTAGTAAAGTTTTCAACAAACTAATTAAACTTGGTACGACAGGTGTCGATTTTCTCTTTAATGGAATTCACAGAGATTTTGTCTTTTTCTTAAACGTATTATTAATCATCGTATTTTTCTCAGCACTACTTTCAATCTTTAGTTATTTAGGTGTTTTACCATTCATCGTTCGCGTTGTCGGCGGTGCAATTTCAAAAATTACTGGTTTACCACGCGTTGAGTCATTCCACGCAGTAAACTCTGTATTCTTCGGTTCAAGTGAAGCATTAATCGTTATTAAAAACGATTTACAGCATTTCAATAAAAACCGTATGTTTATCATTTGTTGTTCTGCGATGAGCTCCGTTTCTGCTTCTGTTACAGCATCATACGTAATGATGTTAGATGCAAAATACGTACTAGCAGCTCTTCCGCTAAACTTATTCTCAAGCTTAATCGTTTGTTCGTTATTAACACCAGTTGATACGAAGAAAGAAGATGAAGTGATTCAGAAATTTGATAGAACTCTATTCGGAGACAGCTTTATCGGCGCAATGATTAACGGTGCGCTTGATGGTTTAAAAGTAGCTGGTATCGTTGCCGCATTAATGATCGCCTTTATCGGTGTGATGGAAGTTGTAAACTACGTAATTAGTGCAGCTTCAGGCGCAATGGGACATGCTGTTACTTTACAACAAATCTTCGGTTACGTACTTTCTCCATTCGCATTCTTAATGGGTATTCCAGCTCAAGATATTATCCCAGCTGGTGGTATTATGGGTACGAAGATTGTTTTAAACGAGTTTGTAGCAATCCTTGATTTAAAAGACACAGCTACAACATTAGCTCCACGTACAGTTGGAATCGTTACAGTATTCTTAATTAGCTTCGCAAGTATTAGCCAAATTGGTGCAATCGTTGGTACAATCCGTGCCCTTTCTGAAAAACAAGGAAGCGTTGTTTCTAAATTTGGTTGGAAAATGCTATTTGCATCAACACTTGCTTCTATTTTATCTGCGACAATCGCTGGATTGTTTATTTAA
- the rlmD gene encoding 23S rRNA (uracil(1939)-C(5))-methyltransferase RlmD, whose amino-acid sequence MSTKMTPPVEKNEFIDVVFEDLTHDGAGVAKVKGYPIFVKNGLPGEEAQIKIIKVKKNFAFGRLMKLHTESPYRKDAECPVYNQCGGCQLQHLTYEGQLQAKEKQVRDVMQRIGGLGDVPVHPVLGMKNPWVYRNKAQVPIGEREGGLVAGFYRQGTHDIINMESCLIQAEENDTLIQEVKRICEKHGITAYNEERNKGTLRHVMARYGQVTGEIMLVFITRTAELPNKKAIIEEIAAKFPEVKSIVQNVNTKRTNVIFGDKTTVLYGSEYIYDFIGDIKFAISARSFYQVNPEQTKVLYDKTLEYAKLNGNETVIDAYCGIGSISLFLAQKAKKVYGVEIVPEAIEDANRNAALNNMTNAEFGVGEAEVVIPKWYKEGVIADTMVVDPPRKGCDEALLNTIIDMKPNRVVYVSCNPATLARDLKVLEEGGYKTQEVQPVDMFPHTTHVECVAWLKLV is encoded by the coding sequence ATGAGTACTAAAATGACGCCACCAGTTGAGAAAAACGAGTTTATAGATGTAGTATTTGAAGATTTAACACATGATGGTGCCGGTGTTGCGAAAGTAAAGGGCTATCCTATTTTCGTTAAAAACGGATTACCAGGTGAAGAAGCGCAAATTAAAATTATTAAAGTGAAGAAAAACTTCGCATTTGGTCGTTTAATGAAGCTTCATACAGAAAGTCCATATCGTAAAGATGCTGAATGCCCAGTATATAATCAGTGCGGCGGTTGTCAGCTTCAGCACTTAACTTATGAAGGACAATTACAAGCGAAAGAAAAACAAGTACGTGACGTTATGCAGCGCATCGGAGGACTAGGCGATGTTCCTGTTCATCCTGTACTTGGTATGAAGAATCCGTGGGTATACCGCAATAAAGCACAAGTACCAATCGGAGAACGTGAAGGTGGGCTTGTAGCTGGTTTCTATCGCCAAGGAACGCATGACATCATTAATATGGAATCATGCTTAATTCAGGCAGAAGAAAACGATACATTAATTCAAGAAGTAAAACGTATTTGTGAAAAGCATGGTATCACTGCGTACAACGAAGAACGTAACAAAGGAACACTTCGTCACGTAATGGCTCGTTATGGACAAGTAACAGGGGAAATTATGCTTGTCTTCATTACACGTACAGCAGAACTACCAAACAAAAAAGCAATTATTGAAGAAATTGCAGCGAAATTTCCAGAAGTAAAATCGATTGTTCAAAACGTAAATACGAAGCGTACGAATGTAATTTTCGGAGATAAAACGACAGTACTGTACGGATCAGAATATATTTATGACTTTATCGGTGACATTAAATTTGCGATTTCAGCACGTTCATTCTATCAAGTAAACCCAGAACAAACGAAAGTGCTATACGATAAAACGTTAGAATACGCAAAATTAAATGGTAACGAAACAGTAATCGATGCCTATTGCGGAATCGGATCAATCTCGTTATTCCTAGCGCAAAAAGCGAAAAAAGTGTACGGCGTTGAAATCGTCCCAGAAGCAATCGAAGACGCAAACCGAAACGCAGCACTAAACAACATGACAAACGCTGAATTTGGCGTAGGAGAAGCAGAAGTAGTCATTCCAAAATGGTACAAAGAAGGCGTAATTGCCGACACAATGGTCGTAGATCCACCGCGTAAAGGCTGTGACGAAGCATTACTAAACACAATCATCGACATGAAGCCAAACCGCGTCGTATACGTATCGTGTAACCCAGCAACATTAGCTCGTGATTTAAAAGTACTAGAAGAAGGCGGATATAAAACACAGGAAGTACAACCTGTTGATATGTTCCCGCATACGACGCATGTGGAGTGTGTGGCTTGGCTTAAGTTAGTATAA